TACTTTGTCAAGGACGCTTTCAGGAACGAGTTGCGCCGGGTGCTCAATCGGGGCGAGGCTGTTAACGCCCTCAAGCGCGCCATTTATACCGGCCGGATCAGCCCGGCGCAGGCCAAACGTGTCGATGAAATGCAGGCTGTGGCCGATGCGTTGAGCCTGATGGCCAACATCGTGATGGCGTGGAATACCTCACAGATGCAGGCGGTCCTGGATCGCTGGTCGAACCGCCGCCAGGTCATTCCACCGGAACTGATCGGGAAGATTGCGCCCACCAGGCTGGAGAGCATCAACTTGCGGGGTGTGTTTCGCTTCCCGGTTGACCGCTATGCTGACCAAATCCTGCCTTCGCGGCCAAATGCATCGATAACTGGCACCAATGGATGAAACCGACCACGGTTTGACGCCACGAATCGCAGATTTGAAAGTGAACAGGAAAGTCAATGAAATCAACGATCTACCAACACCACCTCCGCGCCAGTGCTAGCTTTTCGTACCGTCACTTATTGCACTGAAAACGAGGAGACCCCGACCAGGGGACGTCGTCGACATTTTGACGAAGGATGACCCGATGGATGTGCAGTCCAAAGTGAGGCAGGTTTGGCCTGTACGGGGTGAGCTGTTCTCGATGTCACCGAAAGACTTCAATCCGACGCTCGATGCGCTGCAGCAGGGGCATTGCGCCGGACCTGACAGGGCTTAGGTGATGCGGCGCTGTGTGTGATTTCTGGCTTAATCCTGGCAGCACCCCCTAAAGCGTGAAGGGAGAGGGCGCATAGCGCTCACCCCTAGACGACAACGTCGTCCACCTGCACAACGCGTTCGTATCGATCAAGTACTTCCGGATCGGTGATGCCCATGTACATGGCCAGATCCGCCTTGGAAGTACCGCGCTTGAGTTGGCGAAGTGCGAATGTGTTTCTCAGCATGCGAGCACCACCGTGACGAACGATGCCCGCTGAGTCGAGAACCTTTTGAACGGCATCGTAGTGGGAGACCTTCCCCCACTGTTTCCACTTCCAGGCGGGAAAGAGGAACTGAGGCGCGGGCTTGCCCTCCATCAACTCCTCGGTAGGGAGTTTCGCCTCCTTCTGCTGCCTCACCCACTCTCGGCGCAGATCGCGCCTCTCATTGAGCCAATAGAGCAGGATGTCGCCGGCCCACCTGGCCAGCGGTGTCTCACGGCTGCTGCGGTTGCCGTTGCCCGGTACCACGAGCTTCCAAGGGACGTCCTTGATGGGCCCGCCTTCGACGATGGGTGCTTTCAGGGGGAGCGCGCGAACCTCGCCGGCGGTGAGGCCTGCGCCGACATGCAAGGCAACGGCGGCGAGGTTGCGCAGATCTTGCCAGTCGCGAAGCTTTCGTCTGCCGAGCGCGCCGGGGCGCACCCCGCGCAAGTAGCGAACCAGGATGGCCGCTTCTTCACCGTTGAGATATGAAAGCGCCGCCTGGTTTTCATCGACGTTGGCATGCTTGATCTGTTCTCGACTTTCGATGACACGGGCTGCGGCGTCGCGGTAAGGAACGTCCTTGACCAGCGCGCGATGCTGAAGCACGCGGTCGACCAAGTGCAGCACACGCCACGCGTGACGAGTCGTGTAGGCATCGCCGTTCTCGGCCCGTCTCTGATTGAGATATTCGACCAGGTCGCGCTCGACGATGTTGTCGAGCGTCACGAGCGGATCCTGAACGACGCACCAGTCGGTGAGGGCCTTCCAGATTGACGCGTAGTAGCCGACGCTGGACGACCTCGTGAGGACGTCGGCCGCGGAGATGTCCGCCTGCCAACGATCGAACGCCTCTTCGAAGTCACCCTTGGCTTTCGCCGCCCCGATGGGCAAGAACAGATCTTCCGTGTACATAGCTGCTAGGCCTCCGATTCAAACCGAACTAACGCGCTGCCGCGTCAGTCTACGCCGTCCACGGCGTCTTTTCAATGCATTTCCCGCCCCTTCTTTTAAAAGGTTAGCCCGCCAAAAGGCGGGGTTTTGAAAGAGGTGGCCGGCGCCTAACGCCGTGGCGCGTTAGTTCGGTTTGGGCTTTGCGATGTGCGTGGGTTCGGCCCGCCATTTCTTTGGCCGGAAGGTGGACAAACGCACTCATTCACCCAGAGGGCAGGAAAGGGCGCTATGAGGTGCTGTCGCGGCTTGAACACAGCCGCATAGCGTGCAAGCTCAGAGGCTTCCATCGGAGGTAGATCGTGTGGGAGACTCCCGGCCTGCCGTTGGTTGGCGGCCAGGCGCCTTAACAAGATGCGTCGGCCGTGGAATAAGAGCTTCGCGTTCAAACGCACAGGGACATCAATGGACGGGCTTGTGTGCATCGACATTTCAAGCGGGACGCGCACGGACATCCGTGAGAGCGAACTGCATTGGGAAAGCACGACGCTGACTGCGGCGTGGCTTTCGGCGGCCGTACGAGCCGGCACCGGCATGAAGGTGCAGTTGCCCTTCTCCCATCTGAAAGGTGCGTGCGGCGTCGCTGGGGTCGAGGGTGACATGCTGGTGGTCGTGATCTCGAAGGCGTCCCCATCGGAGTCGACTGGAGTGCTGACCCTTGGGGTCGCGCTGAACGATGGTGACGGGGCCCATCTGTGGCCGTTGCTTTGCAAAGGCGCCCCGTGCGGGCCGACGGCCGCAACCCTCGATCAGCCAAGGGCTCCATGGTGTGCCTTCGCGCCGTGGCACAGCTTCGGAAATGGTGAAGACCTGAAGTGGGCTGTCGACCTGGCCAAGACCATCTCGTGGATCTGGCTGACTCAACGTGGGTTGCTAACCATCGTGGACGAAGAAGCAGCGGCCGATCGCAACGAAGGAAGTTCCCAGGAGCCTACGTGGCGTGTGGTGATGAGAGGGCAACAGGAAGTCTGGAAAGCGATGCGAGGGAAGCAGAGCAAATGAGGAAGCGCGGCTTAGGATGGCGCGCTCAAGATGCGTGAAGGAGTCGATGCGTCGATCGACTTGCCAACGACTAGGACTTCACTTGAGGCCGGCAATCGGATACCTTTTGAAACATAACGATTCGGAGGTTGGAATGCGAGGGAAGAGTTTTGCAGCCAGCGCATCGCTGGCAGTTCTGATGTGGACGGGTGTGGCTGCTGCTGCCCCGAACAAAGCGGATCAGGACGAACTGACAGCAGGGCGGTACTTTGTGACGGTGATGGCGACCAGCATCTGTGGGCTGCAACCATCGACAGCCCTCGGTGCCGAGCTCAGCCGGCATCCGATGGTGAAGTCCCTAGGCGATGCCTACGACAACACTGGGAAGACCCCTGTGCTCGACAACCTGCCCTGCGACCAACTGTCCAAGCTGCAGGTGGCTCGCGCCCCTAGTGGGTCTGGCAAGTAGCTCCGCTTGATCTGCGGAGGAGGTGCGAGCACGCCGTGAGGCGTGGGCTCTGTTACGCTGCCGTCGACGCAACATGCCCCTGAGGCGAGACGTTGAGCACCGAGCCTGAACGGACAGCGAGTCTCAAAGCGCACCTGGTGGTGACATCGGCGGCCGTTGCTGCCTTCTCGCCTCTCTACTGCCTCCAGGCGCTGTACCCAGCGATCTCGACGCGCTTCTCAGGCGACGTGGGGTTGGCGGCATCGCTTCTGACGACGACAACGCTGGCGTTGGCGGTCGTTTCGCTCATTTCAGGTCGGCCCGCCGCGGCGCACGGTCCGCGAGCCGCAGTGCTTTGGGCCTTGATGTCGACGGTCGTGTCGACAGTTGGCTTGGGCCTGGCCGACAGCACTTCCATCCTCATCTGTTGGCGCCTCGTCCAAGGCGTGACGATCGCAGTCGGGTTGTCGTCCCTCATCAGCAGCCTTGGGATGCTCGCGCCCACGGGAGCTGCGTCGTTGGCCTCGAGCTATTCCACTGGAATCATTTTGGGAGGGATCCTCGGCCGATTGGTGCCAGCCGCTTTGATGGACTGGGGCTGGACGCCGGCATTCATGGCCTTCGCCTTGATCCAAGGCTTGCTGATGGCCGTGGTTTGGTGGGCTTTGCCTCGGTCGGACATGAGCGAAGACCGAGTGGTGAAGTTGGAGCCCATCCAGCAGTGGTTGAAATCGCTACTGCCAGTTTTCAGAAATGACATACCTCATCTGGCCGTGGGTGGCGCTGTGCTCATGATTTCTCAAGCGGCAGCGACGAGCATGGTGTCAATTCACTTATCCCAAGAACCATTCAATTGGTCAACTGCACAGTTGGGCTTGCTTTATCTGGTATTCGCTCCGGCTTTGGTTGTCGTTAGATTCGTGCCTGGTTTGATACAGCGGATTGGGCCCCTGTGGTTACAAGTCCTTGCAACTAACCTCCTACTTGCGGGGTTGCTAACCACGCTGGGTGGGGGTAGTGGACAAATTGTGGCGGGCATGGCCATCTTTTGTGCGGCCGTCTTCACCTCACAGACCGTCTTCGCCTACCTGCTCAACACAGTCGATCCGAGCGTTAGGCAGAAAGCAAGCTCCTGCTATCTGGCGAGTTATTACCTCGGTGCATCGATAGGAGCAGCTGCACCAGCGACGGTGTGGAACGAATATGGATGGCCAGGTACCGTGGCGTTGGTGGTACTGGTTCAACTGGCTGGCGCAGTCCTTGCCTTCGGTTTCATCCGGCGACGGCAAAGTGTGTTGGCCGAAAGCCACAGGGATGGGGGTATTTCGGCAATGCCTAACGCGGGAGACACACGCCAGCCTTAAGCTCCGCCCGCGAATACCCAGTTAATACTGACAAATACTGGTGAGGGCCATGGGTGCAGATTTATCAAAGGCGGGCGTAGTCGTTCTATCTGAACCTGCGCAATGGGTCAGACACGCCGACCTAATACTCAAGATCATCTCCAGACTCCACTCCAACCCAGAGCGCCACGAAGAGATTCGGCCGCTTGGCGATCAGGACTGGAGGTCGATAAGGCGATTCCTGCTGGACAACGTGCCCGGCATGAAGGAATTCAGTGACAGCATCGGCCAGGCGCTCAAACAACACGTCGCGGTGTACCTGTCGAGCGTGGGTATCAAAGACTTCTCTCCAAGCGAACGCGCGATCCTTGCGTACGCAGCTTGCCTGTGCCTCGGCAACCCAACGCCAACCGACTCGAAGCAGGTGATATGGGACGTGAAGGCAAGGGCTCGCGAGAGCCAGTACATCACCACCTTCTCAGAGACCGATCACGAGGCTGCGTACCACACGGACACGCAGTATTTCCCGGTGCCAGAGCGGCTGTTTGCCCTTTACTGCATCCAGCCGGCGCGCTGCAACGGGGGCCACTCGAGCATCCTCGACGCTCGGGCCTTGCGGGAAGATCTGAAGCAGAACCACCCGCGACTCCTGGAGGCGCTGACCAGCAAGACGTTCCCATTTCGGGTGCCGTCCGCTTTCGCGTCGTCACTTGATCCAGGCCTTGCCGATGTGACACTGGCGCCGATCTTCTCTTCTGACGTCTTCATGAGGTACCGGCTCGACATGCTGGAGAAGGGCTTCCAGTGCGTGCCTGAGCTGCACGACAGTGAGGCGCGGTGGGCGATCGACCAGCTCGAGAAGCTGATCAAGAAGACTCCGAATCAAGCGGAGTTCTTCATGGCAGAGGACTCGATGGTTCTTGTCGACAACCACCTTGCTCTTCACGCGCGCACAGCCTTCTCTGACCATGAGAGGCACCTGGTTCGTATCCGAATGAGGACCGAAGATCAGACGGTCAACAATGGCAAGGCGAGGATGATTCAACGTCGGGTGGAACAAGCACAACGAGTTCACAGCTGACGAACAGAATCACTAGCGAAGCGTGCTAGCTCGCAACCTTAAATCTCCGCACGAAGTGCGGACAACAATAGAGGTGCACGTTTGAAAACCATAGCTCGTTGGTGCGCAGCATTCATGCTGTCGGCAGTCGGTGCCGCCAGTGCGCAAATCGTAATTGGCCAGACGTCCGGGTACACCGGCAGCGTCGCGGCTTCTGTGAACGAAATTCAGCTTGGGGCAAAGCTCTACATCGACGCAGTGAACGCGGAAGGCGGGATTGCGGGGCAACAGATCGAGCTGCGTTCGAAAGACGACAAGTTCCAGGTTCCATTGGCGGTCGAGAACGCAAAAGCGTTGATTGCCGACCCCAAGGTAGTTGCGCTCTTCCTCAATCGTGGAACGCCGCATGCACAGGCCCTGATGCCGCTGCTGATGGAAGGGAAGATCCCGCTCGTCGCGCCGTCGACGGGCGCGATGGCACTCCACAAGCCGGTGCATCCGTACATCTTCAACGTTCGGGCCACCTATCAGCGGGAGGCAGAGCACGTCATCCGCCATCTCGGGATGGGCGGGCTCGAACGGGTGGGCATCATGTTCGTGGACGACTCGTTCGGCGAAGACGCCGCACAGGGCGCATTGAAGGTGTTCAAGGAAGCTGCCAAGGCGCCGGCGTTCACAGAAAAAATCAGCCGGACCAAGCCTGACTACACCGCCGCCGCGGAGCGTGTGAAAGCCACGAAACCGCTGGGCGTGCTGATTGTCGGCTCGCAGGACTCGGTAATCGCGGGCATCAAGGCTATTCGTGCAGCTGGGTCTCTGACGCGCGTTGCGACACTCTCAAACAATGCGGCGGCCGGCTTCGTGGACAAGCTCGGCGAG
The sequence above is drawn from the Piscinibacter gummiphilus genome and encodes:
- a CDS encoding site-specific integrase, yielding MYTEDLFLPIGAAKAKGDFEEAFDRWQADISAADVLTRSSSVGYYASIWKALTDWCVVQDPLVTLDNIVERDLVEYLNQRRAENGDAYTTRHAWRVLHLVDRVLQHRALVKDVPYRDAAARVIESREQIKHANVDENQAALSYLNGEEAAILVRYLRGVRPGALGRRKLRDWQDLRNLAAVALHVGAGLTAGEVRALPLKAPIVEGGPIKDVPWKLVVPGNGNRSSRETPLARWAGDILLYWLNERRDLRREWVRQQKEAKLPTEELMEGKPAPQFLFPAWKWKQWGKVSHYDAVQKVLDSAGIVRHGGARMLRNTFALRQLKRGTSKADLAMYMGITDPEVLDRYERVVQVDDVVV
- a CDS encoding MFS transporter, producing MSTEPERTASLKAHLVVTSAAVAAFSPLYCLQALYPAISTRFSGDVGLAASLLTTTTLALAVVSLISGRPAAAHGPRAAVLWALMSTVVSTVGLGLADSTSILICWRLVQGVTIAVGLSSLISSLGMLAPTGAASLASSYSTGIILGGILGRLVPAALMDWGWTPAFMAFALIQGLLMAVVWWALPRSDMSEDRVVKLEPIQQWLKSLLPVFRNDIPHLAVGGAVLMISQAAATSMVSIHLSQEPFNWSTAQLGLLYLVFAPALVVVRFVPGLIQRIGPLWLQVLATNLLLAGLLTTLGGGSGQIVAGMAIFCAAVFTSQTVFAYLLNTVDPSVRQKASSCYLASYYLGASIGAAAPATVWNEYGWPGTVALVVLVQLAGAVLAFGFIRRRQSVLAESHRDGGISAMPNAGDTRQP
- a CDS encoding TauD/TfdA family dioxygenase — translated: MKEFSDSIGQALKQHVAVYLSSVGIKDFSPSERAILAYAACLCLGNPTPTDSKQVIWDVKARARESQYITTFSETDHEAAYHTDTQYFPVPERLFALYCIQPARCNGGHSSILDARALREDLKQNHPRLLEALTSKTFPFRVPSAFASSLDPGLADVTLAPIFSSDVFMRYRLDMLEKGFQCVPELHDSEARWAIDQLEKLIKKTPNQAEFFMAEDSMVLVDNHLALHARTAFSDHERHLVRIRMRTEDQTVNNGKARMIQRRVEQAQRVHS
- a CDS encoding ABC transporter substrate-binding protein, which produces MLSAVGAASAQIVIGQTSGYTGSVAASVNEIQLGAKLYIDAVNAEGGIAGQQIELRSKDDKFQVPLAVENAKALIADPKVVALFLNRGTPHAQALMPLLMEGKIPLVAPSTGAMALHKPVHPYIFNVRATYQREAEHVIRHLGMGGLERVGIMFVDDSFGEDAAQGALKVFKEAAKAPAFTEKISRTKPDYTAAAERVKATKPLGVLIVGSQDSVIAGIKAIRAAGSLTRVATLSNNAAAGFVDKLGEFGPGTIVSQVFPGERKLAAPMIAELVRLAQAAKAKTVTPAMVEGFAGAKVLVAALRKAAKDSKEVNRASLKKALEGMSHVDIGGLEINYSPTDHTGLDYADLSIIGDDGTFRR